ACAGTAAAGTTTGCTACTAAAACCATAGTGACAATTGTTAGAAATATTCCCTGCATCAAAAAATAATCCTGATTTTGTACTGCATTCAGAAGTAATCTTCCCAAACCAGGATAGTTAAATACTACCTGAACTGTAATAGCTCCTCCTACAATTCTACCTAATCTTAGAGCAAGACCTGTAACCTGAGGTAAAACTCCATTTCTAAAACCATACTTACGGATTAACTTTCTTGAAGAACCTAATGTTTCCATATATTTTGAATAATTTGAGCTTTTCTCATACATAATCATATTTCTCATCCCGATAGCCCATCCTCCAAGCTGTACTAAAAACATAGTGAAAAATGGTAAAAACCAGTGGTGTAAAAAATTTATAATAAAACTAAAGTTTAAACCTGGAGATGCAGTTGAACTATAAGCTCCGCTGATTGGAAACCACCCAATAACTACTCCAAAGAAAAAGGCCACAATTCCAGCCATCCAAAAATATGGTGAAGCTGCTAAAAAATAAAAGAAGGGCATTGTTGTTTTATCAACTCTTTTATTAGTACCTGAATAT
The genomic region above belongs to Halanaerobiales bacterium and contains:
- a CDS encoding ABC transporter permease gives rise to the protein MGRYLAKKIVIYIITFILAVTINFFIPRMMPGDPIQSLLSRFSGMEGGRQILEDQLTLLFNLDQPLWLQYVNFWKSIFTLDFGISIIQFPTPVLDIIKRAIVFDISVLLPAIISSWVVGNKLGAYSGTNKRVDKTTMPFFYFLAASPYFWMAGIVAFFFGVVIGWFPISGAYSSTASPGLNFSFIINFLHHWFLPFFTMFLVQLGGWAIGMRNMIMYEKSSNYSKYMETLGSSRKLIRKYGFRNGVLPQVTGLALRLGRIVGGAITVQVVFNYPGLGRLLLNAVQNQDYFLMQGIFLTIVTMVLVANFTVDIIYMFIDPRVRLSYTEEM